The following are encoded in a window of Castanea sativa cultivar Marrone di Chiusa Pesio chromosome 5, ASM4071231v1 genomic DNA:
- the LOC142634005 gene encoding factor of DNA methylation 1-like produces MDYSSEESDISESEINDYIDKPYEELTAGKFKVKGLNGNLRCPFCAGKKKQDYKYKDLLQHASGVGKGSANRSAKQKANHLALAKYLETDLAGEVDQTQRPVLPQPVAPLPKLDDLYVWPWMGIIVNIVCTNENKDILLGSEHWLTRFRRFQPVEIVVFPDEKDLLGQAIVKFSNDWRGFMNCAEFEKLFEIEHHGKKEWNAQKTNLGSNFYGWCARADDYDAEGPIGDFLRNKGQLRTVSDIDREAAQSRNNVVADLANEIDITNENLNELQYKYNEKTMSLSRMLEEKDRLHYAFEEETRKLQRLARDNVHRIFEEQEKLNYELETKKRRLDSWSKELNKRETLTELERQKLDEEKKKHDLRNNSLQLASLEQKRADENVLRLVEEQKREKEEALNKILQLEKQLDAKQKLEMEIEEIKGKLQVMKHLGDEDDAAVQKKMEDMSNELQEKVEDLNDVESMNHVLIAKERQSNDELQDARKQLITGLTDMITTPTNIGIKRMGEIDHKAFQDTCKKRFHIEEANLQATKLCSLWQ; encoded by the exons aTGGACTACAGTTCTGAAGAGTCAGATATCAGTGAATCTGAGATCAATGATTACATCGATAAACCATATGAGGAGCTGACAGCTGGAAAGTTTAAAGTCAAAGGTTTGAATGGGAACCTTAGATGTCCATTCTGTGCTGGGAAGAAGAAGCAAGATTACAAGTACAAGGACTTGCTTCAACATGCTTCAGGAGTGGGTAAGGGTTCTGCCAACAGAtctgcaaaacaaaaggcaaaccACCTTGCCCTGGCAAAGTATTTGGAGACTGATCTAGCAGGTGAAGTGGACCAAACACAACGTCCAGTTTTGCCACAACCTGTTGCTCCACTTCCAAAGCTTGATGATCTGTATGTATGGCCTTGGATGGGCATCATTGTTAACATTGTATGTACCAATGAGAATAAAGACATTTTACTTGGTTCTGAACACTGGTTGACAAGGTTCAGGAGATTTCAACCGGTGGAAATTGTAGTATTCCCGGATGAGAAGGACCTCTTGGGACAGGCCATTGTAAAATTTAGTAATGATTGGAGAGGTTTCATGAATTGTGCTGAATTTGAGAAATTGTTTGAAATTGAGCATCATGGCAAAAAGGAGTGGAATGCACAGAAAACAAATCTTGGCTCTAATTTCTATGGGTGGTGTGCACGCGCTGATGACTATGATGCTGAAGGGCCGATAGGTGATTTCCTTCGCAATAAAGGGCAGTTAAGAACAGTTTCTGACATTGACAGGGAAGCAGCACAAAGCAGAAACAATGTTGTGGCAGACCTAGCCAATGAAATTGATATTACAAATGAAAATCTGAATGAGCTACAGTATAAATACAATGAAAAGACCATGTCCTTAAGTAGGATGCTTGAAGAGAAAGACAGGCTACACTATGCTTTTGAAGAAG AAACAAGGAAGTTGCAGCGGCTTGCTCGTGATAATGTTCATAGGATAtttgaagaacaagaaaaactGAATTACGAATTGGAGACCAAGAAGAGGAGACTTGATTCATGGAGCAAAGAATTGAACAAACGTGAAACACTAACTGAGCTTGAGAGACAGAAGCTTgatgaggagaagaaaaag CATGATCTGAGGAACAATTCACTTCAATTGGCTTCCTTGGAGCAGAAAAGGGCTGACGAGAATGTCTTAAGGCTGGTTGAGGAGCAAAAG AGGGAGAAGGAGGAGGCCCTGAATAAGATTCTTCAGTTGGAAAAGCAGTTGGATGCTAAGCAAAAACTGGAGATGGAAATAGAAGAGATAAAAGGGAAACTACAGGTTATGAAGCATCTTGGAGATGAAGATGATGCAGCAGTTCAAAAGAAGATGGAGGACATGAGTAATGAACTGCAAGAAAAAGTTGAGGATCTGAATGATGTGGAATCTATGAATCATGTTCTTATTGCTAAAGAGCGACAGAGCAATGATGAGCTACAAGATGCTCGCAAACAATTAATTACA GGCTTGACAGACATGATTACTACTCCAACGAATATTGGAATAAAGAGAATGGGAGAAATCGATCACAAGGCATTTCAAGATACATGCAAGAAGCGATTTCATATTGAGGAAGCGAATTTGCAAGCCACAAAGCTGTGCTCTTTGTGGCAGTAG